Proteins from a single region of Undibacterium sp. KW1:
- the tuf gene encoding elongation factor Tu yields MAKGKFERTKPHVNVGTIGHVDHGKTTLTAAIATVLSKKFGGEAKAYDQIDAAPEEKARGITINTAHVEYETAGRHYAHVDCPGHADYVKNMITGAAQMDGAILVCSAADGPMPQTREHILLARQVGVPYIIVFLNKCDMVDDAELLELVEMEVRELLSKYEFPGDDLPIIQGSAKLALEGDKGPLGEEAIMKLADALDSYIPTPERAVDGAFLLPVEDVFSISGRGTVVTGRIERGIIKVGEEIEIVGIKDTVKTTCTGVEMFRKLLDQGQAGDNVGVLLRGTKREDIQRGQVLSKPGSIKPHAHFTGEIYVLSKDEGGRHTPFFNNYRPQFYFRTTDVTGSIELPKDKEMVMPGDNVSITVKLINPIAMEEGLRFAIREGGRTVGAGVVAKIIE; encoded by the coding sequence ATGGCAAAAGGTAAGTTCGAGCGCACCAAGCCGCACGTCAACGTTGGTACAATTGGCCACGTAGATCACGGCAAAACCACACTGACAGCAGCGATTGCAACAGTCCTGTCGAAAAAATTCGGCGGCGAAGCTAAAGCATACGATCAGATCGATGCAGCACCAGAAGAAAAAGCGCGCGGTATTACAATCAATACAGCCCACGTTGAGTACGAAACAGCTGGCCGTCACTACGCCCACGTTGACTGCCCAGGCCATGCTGACTATGTTAAAAACATGATCACTGGCGCGGCTCAAATGGACGGCGCGATCCTGGTTTGCTCCGCAGCAGACGGCCCAATGCCACAAACTCGCGAACACATCCTGTTGGCCCGCCAAGTTGGCGTTCCATACATCATCGTATTCCTGAACAAATGCGACATGGTTGATGACGCTGAGTTGCTGGAACTGGTTGAAATGGAAGTGCGCGAATTGCTCTCCAAATACGAATTCCCAGGCGACGACCTGCCTATCATTCAAGGTTCCGCTAAACTGGCCCTCGAAGGCGACAAAGGTCCTCTGGGCGAAGAAGCCATCATGAAACTGGCTGACGCACTCGACTCCTACATCCCAACACCAGAACGCGCAGTTGACGGCGCCTTCCTGTTGCCAGTAGAAGACGTATTCTCCATCTCCGGTCGCGGTACAGTTGTTACCGGTCGTATCGAGCGCGGCATCATCAAAGTCGGCGAAGAGATCGAAATCGTTGGTATCAAAGACACAGTCAAGACTACATGTACTGGCGTTGAAATGTTCCGCAAACTGCTCGACCAAGGTCAAGCAGGCGACAACGTCGGCGTATTGCTGCGTGGTACCAAGCGTGAAGATATCCAACGTGGTCAAGTATTGTCCAAACCAGGTTCGATCAAGCCACATGCGCACTTCACAGGCGAGATCTATGTTCTGTCCAAAGATGAAGGTGGCCGTCATACTCCATTCTTCAACAACTACCGTCCACAGTTCTACTTCCGTACAACGGACGTAACTGGTTCGATCGAGTTGCCGAAAGACAAAGAAATGGTCATGCCAGGTGATAACGTATCTATCACTGTTAAATTGATCAACCCGATCGCGATGGAAGAAGGCTTGCGCTTCGCTATCCGTGAAGGTGGCCGTACAGTCGGTGCTGGCGTTGTTGCTAAAATCATCGAGTAA